AAGCCATCATCTCGCCGCAGCGAAAGCCATGGACGTGGTCGTAGGCGCGGGTACCGGTGACGGGCTTACCCGCACCGCGGAAAAGATGCGCCGGCTCATGCATTATGGACAGATGTTCCAATCGCATACGCTGCACTTTTTCCATCTCGCATCGCCGGACCTGCTCTTCGGCTACGATTCCGATCCGCTCAAGCGCAATGTCATCGGTGTGGCCATGGCGAACAAGGAGCTCGCTACGCAGGCCGTGCTCATGAGGAAATTCGGCCAGGAGATAATACTCGCCACCGCCGGAAAAAAGATACACGGCACGGGCGCCATACCCGGCGGCGTGAATAAGAACCTGAGCATTGCAGAACGCGACTCCTTCCTCAAGGCGAAAGCGCCGATGAACGCCGATCATATGGTCACCTGGGCCGAGGGTGCGCTCGCGTTCTTCAAGGATTATTACACCAAGCATAAGGACTTCATCGATAATTTCTCGGCATTCCCGTCCAATCATCTTTCCCTCGTCCGCAAGGACGGTGCGCTCGATCTCTATCACGGCGTCATGCGCGCGATTGACCCCGAAGGGAAGGTGCTGCTCAACAATGCGGATTATCAGGAATACCTCGACCACATACGCGAAGAGGTAAAGTCGTGGAGCTATATGAAATTCCCGTTCCTGAAGTCGCTCGGGAAGGAAAAGGGATGGTATCGCGTGGGTCCGCTTGCGCGGCTCAACACGGCGTCGTTCATCCCCACGCCGCTCGCGCAGAAAGCGTTCGAGGAATACAAGAAGAACACCAGCGGAAAACCGAACAACAGCTGCATGCACACGCATTGGGCGCGGCTCATCGAGAATCTGCATGCGGCCGAGATGATACGCGATCTCCTCAACGACCCGGAACTCCAGGGCAATGACCTTGTCGTTACGGGTAAGCGGCAGGAGGAAGGCGTCGGCCTCATTGAAGCGCCTCGCGGCACGCTCTTTCATCATTACCGCGTGAACAGGAACGATCAGATAGAAATGGCGAACCTCATCGTATCGACAACGCACAACAATGAACCGATGAATCGCGCGGTAGCGCATGTGGCGAAAGCGCTTATGACAAAAGCGAAAGAAATAACCGAGGGCATGATGAACGCCATCGAAGTGGCGATACGCGCCTACGATCCGTGCTTAAGCTGCGCAACGCATGCCTACGGGAAAATGCCGCTCGAAATGGCCGTGCTCGACAAGAACGGCGGCGTCATCGCGGAAAAAAGGCGCTGATGCCCCCTCCGCGCATTCTCGTGTACGGTTACGGGAATCCCGGGCGCGCGGATGACGGCCTCGGGGCGGCGTTCGTCGAATCGATGCGCGAGTGGGCTGCGGAAAACGGACAAAGCACCATAACGTTCGACACGAATTATCAGCTTAACATCGAGGATGCGCTCCTCGTATCGGGACATGATATCATTATTTTCGTCGATGCTGCCGAGCAGGCGGATGAATTCATTTATCGGGAAATCGTGCCGTCGAACGATATCACCTTTTCAACGCATGCGATGGCGCCGGAGTCGGTGCTCGCGCTCTGCGAAGAGCTCTATGGCAAACGGCCGCGGGCATTCCTTCTCACGATACGCGGAAGCGCATGGGAAGCCGCCGGCGCGATGACAGAAGATGCAAAGCGATGTCTTCTCGCCGCGGAGGAGCACGCAAAGAAGATCATTATTGATCCGGCAGCGCTCGATGATGTTCTATCGAATTAAGAACGCCGCGCCTCGAGGCATGTCACGCGGCGTTTATCGCTGAACGCGCGCAAGACCGCCCTTCGCGAATGATTCCACCTGATCGAGGGTCGCCATCGACGTATCGCCGGGGAATGTGGTGAGCATGGCGCCGTGCGCCCAGCCCAGGCGAAGCGCTTCTTCCGGTGTTCTGCCCTTGATAAGCCCGTAGATGAGCCCTGCCGCGAAACCGTCGCCGCCGCCGATGCGGTCAAGCACGTCCAGTTCCGCCGTAGGAGCACTGAAGCGTTCGCCGTTCAACCAGAGCACCGCGCTCCAGCTGTGACGGTTCGCCGAGTGCACTTCGCGGAGCGTCGTCGCCACCGCTTTGATGTTGGGGAACTGCTTTGCCACTTCTTCTATCATGCTGAAGAATGTCGATGTATCGAGCTTCGACTTCTTACCGGCAACGTCCGGTCCTTTCACGCCGAGCGATGTCTGAAGGTCCTCTTCATTGCCGATGAGCACATCGACCTTCGACGCTATCTCGCGCATCACCTTCTGGCATTGCGGGAGCCCGCCGAGCGGCGCCCAGAGCTTCGCGCGATAGTTGAGATCGACCGAGCGTATCGTGCCCGCTTTGCCCGCGGCGTCCATCATCTCTATCATCACCTGCGATGTCGTGTTCGAGAGCGAGGCGAATATGCCGCCCGAGTGCACCCATTTCACGCCGTCGGCGAAGATCTTTTTCCAGTCGAAATCGCCGGGCTTAAGGAGGGCCGCCGCTTCGTTCGAGCGGTTGTAGAACACCACCGGCGGACGTACGCCCTGCCCGCGGTCGCTGTACACGGTGGCGATGTTGGGCCCCCGCACCATATCATGTTCCATCTCTTTATAGATGCCGGTTACGCCGGCTGCACGCACGCGCCATTTCACGAGTTCACCGATGGGATAGTTCGGCATGGCGGACGCTACTGCCGTCTTCAATTGAAAGCATTCGGAAAGCGCGTTTATCGGATTATATTCGCCGCCGGACACATGCACATCGAACGAGGACGCGCGATGGAGCGGAATGACG
The sequence above is a segment of the Spirochaetota bacterium genome. Coding sequences within it:
- a CDS encoding Ni/Fe hydrogenase subunit alpha yields the protein MSKKIVIEPVTRVEGHGKVTIHLNDAGEVEQSRLHIVEFRGFERFVQGRPYWEAPVLVQRLCGICPVSHHLAAAKAMDVVVGAGTGDGLTRTAEKMRRLMHYGQMFQSHTLHFFHLASPDLLFGYDSDPLKRNVIGVAMANKELATQAVLMRKFGQEIILATAGKKIHGTGAIPGGVNKNLSIAERDSFLKAKAPMNADHMVTWAEGALAFFKDYYTKHKDFIDNFSAFPSNHLSLVRKDGALDLYHGVMRAIDPEGKVLLNNADYQEYLDHIREEVKSWSYMKFPFLKSLGKEKGWYRVGPLARLNTASFIPTPLAQKAFEEYKKNTSGKPNNSCMHTHWARLIENLHAAEMIRDLLNDPELQGNDLVVTGKRQEEGVGLIEAPRGTLFHHYRVNRNDQIEMANLIVSTTHNNEPMNRAVAHVAKALMTKAKEITEGMMNAIEVAIRAYDPCLSCATHAYGKMPLEMAVLDKNGGVIAEKRR
- a CDS encoding hydrogenase maturation protease, with amino-acid sequence MPPPRILVYGYGNPGRADDGLGAAFVESMREWAAENGQSTITFDTNYQLNIEDALLVSGHDIIIFVDAAEQADEFIYREIVPSNDITFSTHAMAPESVLALCEELYGKRPRAFLLTIRGSAWEAAGAMTEDAKRCLLAAEEHAKKIIIDPAALDDVLSN
- a CDS encoding sugar kinase, whose product is MALTIRSEAQYDALALGALVHRLDPGVIPLHRASSFDVHVSGGEYNPINALSECFQLKTAVASAMPNYPIGELVKWRVRAAGVTGIYKEMEHDMVRGPNIATVYSDRGQGVRPPVVFYNRSNEAAALLKPGDFDWKKIFADGVKWVHSGGIFASLSNTTSQVMIEMMDAAGKAGTIRSVDLNYRAKLWAPLGGLPQCQKVMREIASKVDVLIGNEEDLQTSLGVKGPDVAGKKSKLDTSTFFSMIEEVAKQFPNIKAVATTLREVHSANRHSWSAVLWLNGERFSAPTAELDVLDRIGGGDGFAAGLIYGLIKGRTPEEALRLGWAHGAMLTTFPGDTSMATLDQVESFAKGGLARVQR